One Trichoplusia ni isolate ovarian cell line Hi5 chromosome 6, tn1, whole genome shotgun sequence DNA segment encodes these proteins:
- the LOC113494857 gene encoding probable cytochrome P450 9f2 yields MIFYLLGAVVCLLLGQYLLQTSRFRRYGVKYVTPVPFFGNMAKILLRIKPNSELLIELYNKFSTERFYGRFELLSPVVEIRDLELVKKIAVKDFDNFPDRRKANADFDIGIVRSVAMLTGQDWKDMRSTLSPAFTSSKIRLMVPFMVEVGDQMLMALKEKVKNSKTSKIDINCKDLTARYANDVIATCAFGLKVNSHTDTNNEFFSNGKVLSTFSLRDNIIFMLSSSLPFVAKLFEFDSAKADRFFSKIFAHTIKDRQAENFIRPDLIHLLVEANKGKLTHEDTKSDESVGFATVEESSIGRKQVNKVWSEKDLVAQAVVFFIAGFETISSGMTFLMYEMGRNPDIQERLVQEIMETDAKNGGKLDFDSIQKMVYLDMVITEVLRLWPPVVNLDRLCVKDYNIGKPNKTADKDFIVPKGSIVSIPSFAVHRDPTYYPNPEQFDPERFSDDNKHKIPPFAYMPFGVGPRNCIGSRFALCEMKIMTYQIMKHFMISPCAKTIIPPVLATDNMNVKIRGGDWMAFECRE; encoded by the exons ATGATTTTCTATCTCTTGGGGGCTGTGGTTTGCCTCTTGTTGGGGCAGTACCTTCTTCAGACCTCCAGATTCCGTCGCTATGGTGTAAAATACGTAACTCCGGTCCCCTTCTTTGGCAACATGGCCAAGATTCTCTTGCGTATCAAACCTAATAGTGAACTATTAATAGAATTGTATAACAAATTCTCTACTGAACG ATTTTATGGCAGGTTTGAATTACTTTCACCAGTAGTCGAAATTCGTGACTTGGAGCTTGTGAAGAAAATCGCCGTAAAAGATTTCGACAATTTCCCAGATCGTAGAAAAGCAAACGCCGATTTTGACATAGGCATCGTGCGGTCTGTGGCAATGTTAACAG GTCAGGATTGGAAGGACATGAGATCAACATTGAGTCCAGCTTTCACGAGCTCCAAGATTCGCTTGATGGTGCCATTCATGGTGGAGGTCGGCGACCAGATGCTAATGGCActtaaagaaaaagttaaaaactctAAAA CAAGCAAGATAGATATAAACTGCAAAGACCTGACAGCGCGTTACGCTAACGACGTCATCGCTACTTGTGCCTTTGGGTTGAAGGTAAACTCCCACACCGATACCAACAATGAGTTCTTCTCCAACGGCAAAGTGTTATCTACCTTTTCTCTACGTGACAATATTATCTTCATGCTTTCTTCAAGTCTTCCATTCGTCGCTAAG ttatttgaatttgattctGCAAAGGCTGATCGTTTTTTCTCAAAAATCTTTGCACACACGATTAAAGATCGTCAAGCGGAAAATTTCATTAGACCTGATTTGATTCATCTGCTAGTGGAAGCCAACAAAG GTAAACTTACACATGAGGATACCAAGTCTGACGAAAGCGTTGGATTTGCTACTGTCGAAGAATCTTCGATTGGACGAAAACAAGTCAATAAAG TGTGGTCTGAAAAAGATCTTGTCGCTCAAGCCGTGGTGTTCTTCATCGCTGGTTTTGAGACGATATCCAGTGGGATGACGTTCCTGATGTATGAAATGGGACGCAACCCGGACATCCAGGAGAGACTGGTGCAAGAGATCATGGAGACCGACGCAAAGAACGGCGGCAAACTGGATTTCGATTCCATCCAGAAAATGGTGTACCTAGACATGGTGATCACAG AGGTGCTCAGATTGTGGCCACCAGTAGTCAACTTGGATAGACTTTGTGTCAAAGACTACAACATTGGAAAACCTAACAAAACCGCTgataaagattttatt GTTCCGAAAGGATCAATTGTTTCTATACCGAGTTTTGCTGTCCACCGAGATCCCACGTACTATCCGAATCCTGAGCAGTTTGACCCCGAGCGGTTCTCCGATGACAACAAGCATAAGATACCACCGTTCGCTTACATGCCTTTTGGAGTTGGGCCCAGAAATTGTATAG gttCGAGATTTGCCCTGTGTGAGATGAAGATCATGACGTACCAGATCATGAAGCACTTCATGATTTCTCCTTGCGCCAAGACGATTATTCCTCCAGTATTGGCGACTGACAACATGAACGTGAAGATACGCGGTGGTGATTGGATGGCCTTTGAATGCAGAGAGTGA